From Pseudonocardia autotrophica, one genomic window encodes:
- a CDS encoding GuaB1 family IMP dehydrogenase-related protein, whose translation MRFLDDRRPEHDLTYDDVFLVPRRSSVASRFDVDLTTPDRSGATVPVVAANMTAVAGRRMAETLARRGALTVLPQDVATDAVAGIVSWLKSRHPVWDTPLVLRTGDAVADALNLLPKRAHDTVVVVDEGDRPVGTVSEAGCAGVDRFTRLADVLAPDPLLLPVDTAPREVFERIDARRAPVALGLDADGRLAGLLTPLGAIRAGIYTPALDDAGRLRAAAAIGINGDVAVKAKALLDAGVDVLVVDTAHGHQEKMLDAIAAVRRVVDDAGVAVPVAAGNVVTADGVADLAQAGADIVKVGVGPGAMCTTRMMTGVGRPQFSAVAECAAAARELGAVIWADGGVRHPRDVALALAAGAASVMIGSWLAGTYESPGDLLWDERGRGYKESFGMASKRAVSARTRGDNAFDRARKSLFEEGISASRQRLDPERPGVEDVLDEICSGVRSACTYAGARTLDELHERSVVGVQTTAGFTEGTPHGL comes from the coding sequence GTGCGCTTCCTCGACGACCGCCGGCCGGAGCACGACCTCACCTACGACGACGTCTTCCTCGTCCCGCGCAGGTCGTCGGTCGCCTCCCGGTTCGACGTCGACCTCACGACCCCCGACCGCTCCGGCGCCACCGTCCCGGTGGTGGCGGCCAACATGACAGCGGTCGCGGGCCGCCGGATGGCCGAGACGCTGGCCCGGCGCGGCGCGCTGACCGTCCTACCCCAGGACGTCGCCACCGACGCCGTCGCGGGCATCGTGTCCTGGCTGAAGTCCCGGCACCCGGTCTGGGACACCCCGCTGGTCCTGCGCACCGGCGACGCCGTCGCGGACGCGCTGAACCTGCTGCCCAAGCGGGCGCACGACACGGTCGTCGTGGTGGACGAGGGCGATCGTCCGGTCGGCACCGTCAGCGAGGCGGGATGTGCCGGCGTCGACCGGTTCACCCGGCTCGCGGACGTCCTGGCGCCGGACCCGCTGCTGCTGCCGGTGGACACCGCGCCGCGCGAGGTCTTCGAGCGGATCGACGCGCGCCGGGCACCGGTCGCGCTCGGCCTCGACGCCGACGGCAGGCTCGCCGGTCTGCTCACCCCGCTCGGCGCGATCCGGGCCGGGATCTACACGCCGGCCCTCGACGACGCGGGCCGGTTGCGCGCCGCGGCGGCGATCGGCATCAACGGCGACGTCGCGGTGAAGGCGAAGGCCCTGCTCGACGCCGGTGTCGACGTCCTCGTCGTGGACACCGCACACGGCCACCAGGAGAAGATGCTGGACGCCATCGCGGCGGTCCGCCGGGTCGTCGACGACGCCGGGGTCGCGGTGCCGGTGGCGGCCGGGAACGTGGTGACCGCCGACGGCGTCGCGGACCTGGCGCAGGCCGGGGCGGACATCGTCAAGGTCGGTGTCGGCCCGGGCGCGATGTGCACCACCCGGATGATGACCGGCGTCGGGCGGCCGCAGTTCTCCGCGGTCGCCGAGTGCGCCGCGGCCGCCCGCGAGCTCGGTGCGGTGATCTGGGCCGACGGCGGGGTGCGGCACCCCAGGGATGTGGCGCTGGCACTCGCCGCCGGTGCCGCATCGGTGATGATCGGCTCCTGGCTGGCCGGGACCTACGAGTCCCCCGGCGACCTGCTGTGGGACGAGCGCGGTCGGGGATACAAGGAGTCGTTCGGGATGGCGTCCAAGCGCGCCGTCAGCGCCCGGACCCGCGGCGACAACGCGTTCGACCGGGCCCGCAAGTCGCTGTTCGAGGAGGGCATCTCGGCATCCCGGCAGCGGCTGGACCCGGAGCGCCCCGGAGTCGAGGACGTGCTGGACGAGATCTGCTCCGGGGTCCGTTCGGCGTGCACCTACGCCGGCGCCCGCACCCTCGACGAGCTGCACGAGCGTTCGGTGGTCGGGGTGCAGACGACCGCCGGGTTCACCGAGGGCACCCCGCACGGGCTGTAA
- a CDS encoding GntR family transcriptional regulator, producing the protein MPVPSPIPQVRASDARRVRDLLRIAIAGRRGLRGLLPREDELMIGYGVPRSSVRAALALLSEEGLLRPGPAAHRIVAEPDYPGRTSVVADPGERPRPLERSGIAAPDVLADWLGIPTGSPCLRVECVARTAGGGVVLETHYVAAPAAADLLTVPDTGPFDRLLAEAQLRPDVIRARSGPVPADPDAATLLGVPAGTPLLGVERTLSGPDGRVLAAGVLRARPGALGHPARDQPESSARTASSESASAAVLSGR; encoded by the coding sequence ATGCCGGTGCCGTCGCCGATCCCGCAGGTACGCGCCTCCGACGCGCGCCGGGTCCGCGACCTGCTCCGGATCGCGATCGCCGGGCGCCGCGGGCTCCGCGGCCTGCTGCCCCGCGAGGACGAGCTGATGATCGGCTACGGCGTGCCGCGTTCCTCGGTTCGGGCGGCGCTCGCGCTGCTGTCCGAGGAGGGTCTGCTGCGGCCCGGGCCGGCGGCGCACCGGATCGTGGCCGAGCCGGACTACCCGGGCCGGACGTCGGTCGTCGCGGATCCGGGGGAGCGTCCACGCCCGCTGGAACGGTCCGGGATCGCCGCACCCGACGTGCTCGCGGACTGGCTCGGCATCCCCACCGGCAGCCCGTGCCTGCGGGTGGAGTGCGTGGCCCGGACCGCGGGCGGCGGGGTGGTCCTCGAGACCCACTACGTCGCCGCGCCCGCGGCGGCCGATCTGCTCACGGTGCCGGACACCGGGCCGTTCGACCGGCTGCTGGCCGAGGCGCAGCTGCGGCCGGACGTGATCCGGGCACGCTCCGGCCCGGTGCCCGCCGATCCGGACGCGGCGACCCTGCTCGGTGTCCCGGCCGGCACACCCCTGCTCGGCGTCGAGCGGACGCTCAGCGGGCCGGACGGGCGGGTGCTCGCGGCCGGTGTGCTGCGCGCCCGGCCCGGTGCACTCGGGCACCCGGCCCGGGATCAGCCGGAGAGCAGCGCCCGCACCGCGTCGAGCGAGTCGGCATCGGCCGCGGTCCTGTCCGGGCGATAA
- a CDS encoding ATP-dependent DNA ligase, with the protein MLLSDVVTTSAAVGATRARREKTTALADLLRAAGPTEIVPVVAWLSGTPRQGRIGTGWRTLAAVDVPPADTPSWTVQQVDELLDELAGTSGQGSARRRRELLDRLYGTATADEQRFLHRLLTGELRQGALEGLMVDAVAAASGAGQAAVRRAFMLSGRLPETAATALAGGAEALAGIGLRVGRPIRPMLASPGDSLDAALAALGTEVTVEHKLDGARIQVHRTGDEIRVWTRTLREITAAVPEIVELTRALPCSAAVLDGETLALDDDGRPRAFQDTMSRFGTEADGDGDGGRDERGVLLSPFFFDLLHLDGHDLVDEPLETRLDLLAGLLEGDRQAPLRMPGVRRPSPEEAAAVLDGALDAGQEGVVVKDLAAPYAAGRRGKAWQKVKPVHTLDLVVLGAEWGYGRRTGSLSNIHLGARDPDGGEPVMVGKTFKGMTDELLAWQTETFPRYAREEEPGVLFLRPELVVEIALDGAQRSTRYPGGVALRFARVLRYRPDRTAADADSLDAVRALLSG; encoded by the coding sequence GTGCTGCTCAGCGACGTCGTCACCACATCGGCCGCGGTCGGGGCGACCCGGGCGCGGCGGGAGAAGACCACCGCACTCGCCGATCTGCTGCGGGCCGCCGGCCCGACCGAGATCGTGCCGGTGGTGGCGTGGCTGTCCGGCACCCCCCGGCAGGGCCGGATCGGCACCGGCTGGCGCACCCTCGCCGCGGTCGACGTGCCACCGGCCGACACGCCGTCGTGGACGGTGCAGCAGGTCGACGAGCTGCTCGACGAGCTGGCGGGCACCTCGGGTCAGGGATCCGCCCGGCGCAGGCGCGAGCTGCTCGACCGGCTCTACGGCACCGCCACCGCCGACGAGCAGCGGTTCCTGCACCGGCTGCTCACCGGGGAGCTGCGGCAGGGCGCGCTGGAGGGCCTGATGGTCGACGCGGTGGCCGCCGCGTCCGGCGCCGGGCAGGCCGCGGTCCGGCGCGCCTTCATGCTGTCCGGCCGGTTGCCGGAGACCGCTGCGACCGCGCTCGCCGGCGGAGCCGAGGCGCTCGCCGGGATCGGCCTGCGGGTCGGCCGCCCGATCCGCCCGATGCTCGCCTCCCCCGGCGACTCGCTGGATGCCGCGCTGGCCGCACTCGGCACCGAGGTCACCGTCGAACACAAGCTCGACGGGGCCCGCATCCAGGTGCACCGCACCGGCGACGAGATCCGGGTCTGGACCCGCACGCTGCGCGAGATCACCGCAGCGGTGCCGGAGATCGTCGAGCTGACCCGCGCGCTGCCCTGCTCGGCCGCGGTGCTCGACGGCGAGACCCTCGCCCTCGACGACGACGGCCGCCCCCGCGCGTTCCAGGACACGATGAGCCGCTTCGGCACAGAAGCGGACGGGGACGGGGACGGCGGCAGGGACGAGCGCGGAGTGCTGCTCAGCCCGTTCTTCTTCGACCTGCTGCACCTCGACGGACACGACCTGGTCGACGAGCCGCTGGAGACCCGGCTGGACCTGCTGGCCGGGCTGCTCGAAGGCGACCGGCAGGCCCCGCTGCGGATGCCCGGGGTGCGGCGGCCGTCGCCGGAGGAGGCCGCCGCCGTGCTGGACGGGGCGCTCGACGCCGGGCAGGAGGGCGTCGTCGTGAAGGATCTGGCGGCGCCGTACGCGGCGGGCCGGCGCGGCAAGGCCTGGCAGAAGGTGAAGCCCGTGCACACCCTCGACCTGGTCGTGTTGGGCGCCGAGTGGGGGTACGGGCGGCGCACCGGATCACTGTCGAACATCCATCTCGGCGCCCGCGATCCCGACGGCGGGGAGCCGGTGATGGTCGGCAAGACCTTCAAGGGCATGACCGACGAGCTGCTCGCCTGGCAGACCGAGACCTTCCCTCGGTATGCCCGCGAGGAGGAGCCGGGCGTGCTGTTCCTGCGGCCCGAGCTGGTCGTGGAGATCGCGCTGGATGGTGCGCAGCGCAGCACCCGCTACCCGGGCGGGGTCGCGCTGCGGTTCGCCAGGGTGCTGCGTTATCGCCCGGACAGGACCGCGGCCGATGCCGACTCGCTCGACGCGGTGCGGGCGCTGCTCTCCGGCTGA
- a CDS encoding EAL domain-containing protein, which translates to MTDQRFAYEPVHDLRSGRLAGVEVVPRRAYDAVAVQARDRGWGARQVAELDAGTAVSAVLSAPAAPGTALQVDVAADTVLYARERLRSMLGAVAPLLEIGPPITAAAPAEHLVPALAELRRWGFRIGLDGAGRTFGPELVAAIRPDVLKLEPDLADGVLETGSGAAVRAVLEVARAVGVPVAATGVRDPERLSGLYASGVALAQGPLLGGARATPEPDPATLPELLALLRSAPAQPVAAGPVGPPVRGLATPAVTLAADVVADTAREAMRERPESAGVVLVDGAHRPVGYLDRSRFLLAMTGRFGHALWADKPASSLADPPRTVDERAPLPLALELSLAGDPARAYDDLVVVGPDGVCRGVVTVAELWRRTIRPSGTPARPPAGSGAPRSVTGPPTPRSVSGDSAPRPVADAAVPRPVNDAAVPRPVNDAAAPRPVAGPPHRRPPAAPPSRTAV; encoded by the coding sequence ATGACCGATCAGCGCTTCGCGTACGAGCCGGTGCACGACCTGCGCAGCGGCCGCCTCGCCGGTGTCGAGGTGGTGCCGCGACGCGCCTACGACGCGGTCGCCGTGCAGGCCAGGGACCGCGGCTGGGGGGCCCGCCAGGTAGCCGAGCTGGACGCGGGCACCGCGGTCTCCGCGGTCCTGTCGGCTCCGGCCGCCCCCGGCACGGCCCTGCAGGTGGACGTGGCCGCGGACACCGTGCTGTACGCGCGGGAGCGGCTGCGTTCGATGCTCGGCGCCGTTGCCCCGCTGCTGGAGATCGGCCCGCCGATCACCGCCGCGGCGCCGGCCGAGCATCTCGTCCCGGCGCTGGCCGAGCTTCGCCGGTGGGGGTTCCGGATCGGGCTGGACGGCGCGGGCCGCACGTTCGGTCCCGAGCTGGTCGCCGCGATCCGGCCGGACGTGCTGAAGCTCGAACCGGATCTCGCCGACGGGGTGCTCGAGACCGGATCCGGCGCCGCGGTGCGGGCCGTGCTGGAGGTGGCCCGCGCGGTCGGCGTCCCGGTCGCCGCGACCGGCGTGCGGGATCCGGAACGGCTGTCCGGGCTGTACGCCAGTGGCGTCGCGCTCGCGCAGGGCCCCTTGCTCGGCGGGGCGCGCGCCACCCCCGAGCCCGATCCGGCGACGCTGCCGGAGCTGCTCGCCCTGCTGCGCTCGGCACCGGCGCAACCGGTCGCCGCGGGGCCGGTCGGTCCACCGGTCCGCGGACTCGCGACGCCCGCGGTCACGCTGGCCGCCGACGTCGTCGCCGACACTGCTCGCGAGGCGATGCGGGAGCGTCCGGAGTCGGCCGGGGTGGTGCTGGTCGACGGCGCCCACCGGCCGGTCGGTTACCTGGACCGCAGCCGGTTCCTGCTCGCGATGACCGGCCGGTTCGGGCACGCGCTGTGGGCGGACAAGCCTGCGAGCTCGCTCGCCGATCCACCGCGCACGGTGGACGAGCGGGCCCCGCTCCCCCTGGCGCTGGAGCTGAGCCTTGCCGGGGATCCGGCCCGGGCCTACGACGACCTGGTCGTCGTGGGCCCCGACGGGGTGTGCCGGGGTGTGGTCACGGTCGCGGAGCTGTGGCGCCGGACGATCCGGCCGTCCGGCACCCCCGCCCGGCCACCGGCCGGATCCGGTGCACCCCGGTCGGTCACCGGTCCCCCCACGCCCCGCTCCGTCTCCGGTGACTCCGCACCACGGCCGGTCGCCGATGCCGCCGTACCTCGGCCGGTGAACGACGCAGCCGTACCTCGGCCGGTGAACGACGCAGCCGCTCCGCGGCCGGTAGCCGGCCCGCCACACCGACGACCGCCGGCGGCGCCGCCGTCGCGCACCGCGGTGTGA
- a CDS encoding class II fumarate hydratase has protein sequence MSADYRIEHDTMGEVRVPAHALWRAQTQRAVENFPISGRTLERSQIRALGLVKAAAARVNGELGVLDADRAAAIAAAADEVAAGAHDEHFPVDVFQTGSGTSSNMNANEVIASLAARAGTDVHPNDHVNASQSSNDVFPTTIHVAATEALATEVVPALEHLEAALRRRAADWSEVVKAGRTHLMDAVPITLGQEAGGWASQAGYGADRVRDALPRLAVLPIGGTAVGTGLNAPDGFGAGVVEKLRAATGLDQLSEATDHIEAQGSRDGLVEASGALRTVAVSLYKIANDLRWLSSGPRTGLAEIHLPDLQPGSSIMPGKVNPVICEATMMVCAQVMGNDATVGFSGSQGNLELNVMMPVMARNVLESARLLANASRLLADKVVDGMEADLERTREYAESSPSIVTPLNSVIGYEEAASIAKQALKERKTIREVVLERGHVESGKLTEEQLDRALDVLAMTRGEKRS, from the coding sequence ATGAGCGCCGACTACCGCATCGAGCACGACACCATGGGCGAGGTCCGGGTCCCGGCACACGCGTTGTGGCGGGCCCAGACCCAGCGGGCCGTGGAGAACTTCCCGATCTCCGGGCGCACCCTGGAACGCTCCCAGATCCGGGCACTCGGCCTGGTCAAGGCCGCCGCGGCCCGGGTGAACGGCGAGCTCGGCGTGCTGGACGCCGACCGGGCGGCGGCGATCGCCGCCGCCGCCGACGAGGTGGCGGCGGGCGCGCACGACGAGCACTTCCCGGTCGACGTCTTCCAGACCGGCTCCGGTACCTCGTCGAACATGAACGCCAACGAGGTGATCGCCTCACTGGCCGCCCGCGCCGGGACGGATGTGCACCCGAACGACCACGTCAACGCCTCGCAGTCGTCGAACGACGTCTTCCCGACGACCATCCACGTCGCCGCCACCGAGGCACTGGCGACCGAGGTCGTCCCGGCGCTGGAGCACCTCGAGGCCGCGCTGCGCCGCCGCGCCGCGGACTGGTCGGAGGTCGTCAAGGCCGGCCGCACGCACCTGATGGACGCCGTCCCGATCACCCTCGGGCAGGAGGCGGGCGGCTGGGCCAGCCAGGCCGGCTACGGCGCCGACCGGGTCCGCGACGCGCTCCCCCGGCTCGCCGTCCTGCCGATCGGCGGCACCGCGGTCGGGACCGGGCTGAACGCGCCGGACGGATTCGGTGCCGGCGTCGTCGAGAAGCTGCGTGCGGCGACCGGCCTGGACCAGCTGTCCGAGGCGACCGACCACATCGAGGCGCAGGGCTCGCGGGACGGGCTGGTCGAGGCGTCCGGGGCGCTGCGCACCGTCGCCGTCAGCCTCTACAAGATCGCCAACGATCTGCGCTGGCTGTCGTCCGGGCCGCGCACCGGGCTGGCCGAGATCCACCTGCCGGACCTGCAGCCGGGCAGCTCGATCATGCCGGGCAAGGTCAACCCGGTGATCTGCGAGGCCACGATGATGGTCTGCGCGCAGGTCATGGGCAACGACGCGACGGTCGGCTTCTCCGGCAGCCAGGGCAACCTGGAGCTGAACGTGATGATGCCGGTGATGGCGCGCAACGTGCTGGAGTCGGCGCGACTGCTCGCGAACGCGTCCCGGCTGCTCGCGGACAAGGTCGTCGACGGCATGGAGGCCGACCTGGAGCGCACCCGGGAGTACGCCGAGTCGTCGCCGTCGATCGTGACGCCGCTGAACTCGGTGATCGGCTACGAGGAGGCCGCCTCGATCGCGAAGCAGGCGCTCAAGGAGCGGAAGACGATCCGCGAGGTCGTCCTGGAGCGCGGGCACGTGGAGTCCGGGAAGCTCACCGAGGAGCAGCTGGACCGCGCACTCGACGTGCTGGCGATGACCCGCGGCGAGAAGCGGAGCTGA
- the glpX gene encoding class II fructose-bisphosphatase, giving the protein MELVRVTEAAAMAAGRWVGRGDKNGGDGAAVDAMRQLISSVSMRGVVVIGEGEKDEAPMLFNGEEVGNGEGPFCDVAVDPIDGTTLMAKGMPNALAVLAVAERDAMFDPSAVFYMEKIAVGPEAADVIDITAPVAENIRRVARAKEIDVADVTVCVLDRPRHEQIVREIREAGARISFISDGDVAGAIAAARPSSGVDMLYGVGGTPEGIITAAALKCMGGEIQGRLWPTDDAERERAIAAGHDLGKVLTTGELVRGENVFFCATGITDGPLLRGVHYRGGGATTQSIVMRSKSGTVRLIDGYHRLTKLREFSSVDFDGVEGEAPPLP; this is encoded by the coding sequence ATGGAGCTGGTCCGGGTCACCGAGGCCGCAGCGATGGCGGCCGGCCGGTGGGTCGGCCGCGGCGACAAGAACGGCGGTGACGGCGCGGCCGTCGACGCGATGCGGCAGCTGATCTCGAGCGTCTCGATGCGTGGGGTCGTCGTCATCGGCGAGGGCGAGAAGGACGAGGCCCCGATGCTGTTCAACGGCGAGGAGGTCGGGAACGGCGAGGGCCCGTTCTGCGACGTCGCCGTGGACCCGATCGACGGCACCACCCTGATGGCCAAGGGTATGCCGAACGCGCTGGCGGTGCTCGCCGTCGCCGAGCGGGACGCGATGTTCGACCCGTCCGCCGTGTTCTACATGGAGAAGATCGCGGTCGGGCCGGAGGCCGCCGACGTCATCGACATCACCGCCCCGGTCGCCGAGAACATCCGCCGGGTCGCGCGGGCCAAGGAGATCGACGTCGCCGACGTCACGGTCTGTGTGCTGGACCGCCCGCGGCACGAGCAGATCGTCCGGGAGATCCGCGAGGCGGGCGCCCGGATCAGCTTCATCTCCGACGGCGACGTCGCCGGCGCGATCGCCGCGGCACGCCCCAGCTCCGGCGTCGACATGCTCTACGGCGTCGGCGGCACCCCGGAGGGCATCATCACCGCGGCCGCGCTGAAGTGCATGGGCGGCGAGATCCAGGGCAGGCTCTGGCCGACCGACGACGCGGAGCGGGAGCGGGCGATCGCCGCCGGTCACGACCTGGGCAAGGTCCTGACCACCGGCGAGCTGGTCCGCGGGGAGAACGTCTTCTTCTGCGCCACCGGCATCACCGACGGCCCGCTGCTGCGCGGCGTGCACTACCGCGGTGGCGGCGCGACCACCCAGTCGATCGTGATGCGGTCGAAGTCCGGCACCGTCCGGCTGATCGACGGCTACCACCGGCTGACCAAGCTGCGTGAGTTCTCGTCCGTCGACTTCGACGGCGTCGAGGGCGAGGCACCGCCGCTCCCCTGA
- a CDS encoding DUF4245 domain-containing protein: MSSRPDPSTSPSPSSAGEEGTEVTPGAGDAGAVPGGPAPGGTDAGAVPEGPVAGAVAGRAGAGGGEADRAGADGAGADGAGTDGASADRVGTDGAVADGAVADVAGADGAGADRAGTGGADADGVDADGVDADGAPARPTAPRVGPRALRKPGRGETSIRDMIGALLILVPVGLLLFSVGSSCSFAPGMPVEDPGSGPTVNVESRLAEYAVGSEFPLRVPDVPFRANSTDRGPVEGGGTAVRIGYVTPNADFLSLVQTDGTAEGVLATESGAAGRGEGPPLMRGTVDAAGLGWEVYQREGGEPFRIATLPGDPDVRLLVTGSGSDEQFRTLAEAVVEAPTAGG, translated from the coding sequence GTGAGTTCGCGACCGGATCCGAGCACGTCCCCGTCCCCCTCCTCCGCCGGTGAGGAGGGAACCGAGGTCACCCCCGGGGCCGGGGACGCCGGTGCGGTGCCCGGTGGGCCCGCCCCCGGTGGAACCGACGCCGGTGCGGTCCCGGAGGGCCCGGTGGCCGGTGCGGTCGCCGGACGCGCGGGCGCCGGTGGTGGCGAGGCGGATCGGGCCGGCGCGGACGGTGCCGGCGCGGACGGGGCCGGCACGGACGGGGCCAGCGCGGATCGGGTCGGTACGGACGGTGCTGTTGCGGACGGTGCTGTTGCGGACGTTGCCGGGGCGGACGGGGCTGGTGCGGACCGAGCCGGCACAGGTGGCGCAGATGCGGACGGTGTCGATGCGGACGGTGTCGATGCGGACGGTGCGCCCGCCCGGCCGACCGCACCGCGCGTCGGGCCGCGGGCACTGCGCAAGCCGGGGCGGGGCGAGACCTCGATCCGGGACATGATCGGTGCGCTGCTGATCCTCGTGCCGGTCGGCCTGCTGCTGTTCTCGGTGGGGAGCTCCTGCTCGTTCGCCCCCGGCATGCCGGTGGAGGACCCCGGCTCCGGGCCGACGGTCAACGTCGAGAGCCGGCTGGCGGAGTACGCCGTCGGCTCGGAGTTCCCGCTGCGGGTGCCGGACGTGCCGTTCCGCGCGAACTCCACCGACCGCGGCCCGGTCGAGGGTGGCGGCACCGCGGTGCGGATCGGCTACGTCACCCCGAACGCCGACTTCCTCAGCCTGGTGCAGACCGACGGGACGGCCGAGGGCGTCCTCGCGACCGAGTCCGGGGCGGCCGGGCGCGGCGAGGGCCCGCCGCTGATGCGCGGGACGGTCGACGCCGCCGGCCTGGGATGGGAGGTCTACCAGCGCGAGGGCGGTGAGCCGTTCCGGATCGCGACGCTCCCCGGTGACCCCGACGTCCGCCTGCTGGTCACCGGATCCGGCTCCGACGAGCAGTTCCGCACCCTCGCCGAGGCGGTGGTCGAGGCCCCCACCGCCGGGGGCTGA
- a CDS encoding type IV toxin-antitoxin system AbiEi family antitoxin domain-containing protein, with protein sequence MFLDAVPGAGPFRRADLHAAGLADSGIAAALRAGQLRRVCRGMYVPGPRPTASGGGHVEREPARHLLAVRGVLARLGVPAVVSHASAAIAHGLDVWDLPLDLVHLTRDRPSGARRGRDLHLHVGPLSATDVTYVGGLAVTTPARTAIDIAREQPFAQAIVVADAALRAEHTDRAALTEALRAAAGRTGVGRAARVVEFADGRSASPGESRSRLLFHRSGLPEPVLQREIAGRDGERLATVDFWWGGTRPVVGEFDGEIKYGRLLRPGQTPRQAVVEEKIREDLLRELGLEVVRWTWRDLDEPQHLLARLRRRLARRNS encoded by the coding sequence ATGTTCCTCGACGCCGTGCCCGGAGCCGGGCCGTTCCGCCGGGCCGATCTGCACGCCGCGGGCCTCGCGGACTCCGGGATCGCGGCGGCGCTGCGTGCGGGGCAGCTGCGCCGGGTCTGCCGGGGAATGTACGTCCCGGGCCCCCGGCCGACCGCGAGCGGCGGCGGGCACGTCGAGCGGGAGCCGGCGCGGCATCTGCTCGCGGTGCGCGGGGTGCTCGCCCGGCTCGGCGTTCCGGCCGTGGTCAGCCACGCCTCGGCGGCCATCGCACACGGCCTGGACGTCTGGGATCTCCCGCTCGATCTCGTCCACCTCACCCGGGACCGGCCCAGCGGTGCCCGGCGGGGGCGGGACCTGCACCTGCACGTAGGCCCGTTGAGCGCCACCGACGTCACGTACGTCGGTGGCCTCGCCGTCACCACCCCTGCCCGGACGGCGATCGACATCGCCCGCGAGCAACCGTTCGCGCAGGCGATCGTCGTCGCGGACGCGGCGTTGCGCGCCGAGCACACGGACCGTGCGGCGCTCACCGAGGCGCTGCGGGCCGCCGCCGGACGCACCGGGGTGGGCCGCGCCGCCCGGGTCGTCGAGTTCGCCGACGGACGCTCCGCCAGCCCCGGGGAGTCGCGCAGCCGGTTGCTGTTCCACCGCTCCGGGCTGCCCGAGCCGGTCTTGCAGCGGGAGATCGCCGGGCGCGACGGCGAGCGGCTGGCGACGGTCGACTTCTGGTGGGGCGGCACCCGGCCGGTGGTCGGCGAGTTCGACGGTGAGATCAAATACGGCCGGTTGCTGCGGCCCGGCCAGACGCCGCGCCAGGCCGTCGTCGAGGAGAAGATCCGCGAGGATCTCCTGCGGGAGCTCGGTCTGGAGGTCGTGCGCTGGACCTGGCGGGACCTCGACGAGCCCCAGCATCTCCTGGCCCGGCTCCGTCGACGCCTGGCCCGGCGGAACTCCTGA
- a CDS encoding exodeoxyribonuclease VII small subunit codes for MSERPAVDTLGYEQARDELVEVVRALEVGGLGLDESVALWERGEALARRCDEQLAGARERIETKLNEAESADS; via the coding sequence ATGAGCGAGCGACCCGCCGTCGACACCCTCGGCTACGAGCAGGCCCGCGACGAGCTGGTCGAGGTCGTCCGCGCGCTCGAGGTGGGCGGCCTGGGGTTGGACGAGTCCGTCGCGCTCTGGGAGCGCGGTGAAGCGCTCGCCCGCCGCTGCGATGAGCAGCTCGCCGGTGCCCGCGAACGCATCGAGACCAAGCTGAACGAGGCCGAGTCCGCGGACTCCTGA